A single window of Streptomyces sp. NBC_00464 DNA harbors:
- the eccB gene encoding type VII secretion protein EccB, with amino-acid sequence MASRRDDLNAYTFAKRRMVAAFLQPSPTGCDEGAPRPLRAVLPGLVAGALILAGFGAYGMFRPAAPRDWDAPGTKVIVGKASTTRYVVLTTGKGGNRRTLLHPVLNLASARLLLTPQNYGVVQVDDDILDAGKPPRGPVLGIPYAPDRLPEEKDAGTAKRWAVCVQPGSGNTVQKAAFVLAERDKELTEGAGRLTGGQILYVKGQDGTRYLVDARGTKYRIDETAADLGHLTGALVGSAQPQSVTDDWLATLHDGSPVAFPRIPGEVGAPAHIEGHLSALENRVGTVLRTRNGEGTAHYVVLDGEVLPVSEFTAWLLINSPQTAPLDLVGKARPAGLQDFVPGTGPFAGQAAHWPANRVVQVNATDAGAAGRDTVCNVLRRTDGTGRTTLSTWAGAAYPVPVGAGGTSTYVTPGSGLLYTQVREGQDSRDGSLFLVTDTGLRYAVQASGDSAAERSGIGTGGAKDDPGRRPEPGEAQIRLGYETVTPALVPIAWSEFLAKGPRLDTNSARRPQGS; translated from the coding sequence ATGGCATCGCGGCGCGACGACCTCAACGCGTACACCTTCGCGAAGCGACGCATGGTGGCGGCATTCCTCCAGCCCTCGCCCACCGGCTGCGACGAGGGCGCCCCGCGCCCCCTGCGCGCCGTCCTGCCGGGCCTCGTCGCCGGCGCGCTGATCCTCGCGGGGTTCGGCGCCTACGGCATGTTCCGGCCGGCCGCCCCCAGGGACTGGGACGCCCCCGGCACCAAGGTGATCGTCGGCAAGGCGTCCACCACCCGCTACGTGGTGCTCACCACCGGCAAGGGCGGGAACCGCAGGACGCTCCTGCACCCCGTGCTGAACCTCGCCTCCGCCAGGCTGCTGCTGACCCCGCAGAACTACGGCGTCGTCCAGGTCGACGACGACATCCTGGACGCGGGCAAACCCCCGCGCGGGCCCGTCCTCGGCATCCCCTACGCCCCCGACCGGCTGCCCGAGGAAAAGGACGCGGGCACCGCCAAGCGCTGGGCCGTCTGCGTACAGCCCGGCAGCGGGAACACCGTACAGAAGGCCGCCTTCGTCCTCGCCGAACGCGACAAGGAGCTGACCGAGGGCGCCGGGCGGCTCACCGGCGGCCAGATCCTCTACGTCAAGGGACAGGACGGCACCCGCTACCTCGTCGACGCCCGCGGCACCAAGTACCGCATCGACGAGACCGCCGCAGACCTCGGCCATCTGACCGGCGCCCTGGTCGGCAGCGCGCAGCCGCAGTCCGTCACCGACGACTGGCTGGCCACGCTGCACGACGGCAGCCCGGTCGCCTTCCCGCGGATCCCCGGCGAGGTCGGCGCCCCGGCGCACATCGAGGGACACCTGTCCGCGCTGGAGAACCGCGTGGGTACGGTGCTGCGCACCAGGAACGGAGAGGGCACCGCCCACTACGTCGTCCTCGACGGCGAGGTCCTGCCGGTCTCCGAGTTCACCGCCTGGCTGCTGATCAACTCCCCGCAGACCGCACCCCTCGACCTGGTCGGCAAGGCGCGCCCCGCCGGCCTCCAGGACTTCGTCCCGGGCACCGGGCCCTTCGCGGGCCAGGCCGCGCACTGGCCCGCGAACAGGGTGGTCCAGGTCAATGCCACCGACGCGGGTGCCGCCGGCCGCGACACCGTCTGCAACGTGCTGCGCCGCACGGACGGCACGGGCCGGACGACGCTGAGTACCTGGGCCGGCGCCGCGTACCCCGTCCCCGTCGGCGCCGGGGGCACGAGCACGTATGTGACCCCGGGCAGCGGGCTGCTCTACACCCAGGTGAGGGAAGGGCAGGACAGCCGGGACGGATCACTCTTCCTGGTGACAGACACCGGACTGCGGTACGCGGTTCAGGCGAGCGGCGACAGCGCTGCCGAACGGTCCGGCATCGGCACCGGCGGCGCGAAGGACGATCCCGGCAGGCGGCCCGAACCCGGCGAGGCGCAGATCAGGCTCGGATACGAGACGGTGACGCCGGCACTCGTCCCGATCGCCTGGTCGGAGTTCCTGGCCAAGGGCCCCCGGCTCGACACGAACAGCGCCCGTCGGCCCCAGGGTTCGTGA
- a CDS encoding ABC transporter substrate-binding protein, which yields MVERVPPPSAQPRSRLRILVASGAAALALAAGSIVPGMPLGAAPQQAQAADSGNRTLTVAVAQSVDSLSPFLAQKLLSTSVSRLMYDFLTNYDPKDNHAVPGLATKWEPSADKLTWTYTIRSNSKWSDGQQATAEDAAWTFNKMMTDEAAAQANGSFVTNFKKVTAPSPTQLVIELKEPQATMAALDVPIVPKHVWEKVKDFSKFNNDKDFPVVGNGPFVLSDYKVDQYVKLKANKDFWRGKPKFDELVFKTYKDQDAAVAALRKGEVSFVAGSPALTPAQAASLKGDANIKVNEGPGRRFFALATNPGAQTKDGKKFGNGNKALLDQKVRQALFLSIDRKTIIDKVFQGHAVEGQGYIPPRFSEYAWQPSATQSLAYDPAKAGKLLDQAGYELKDGKRVGKDGKALDLRILCHATDPNDKAIGKYLKEWWGKLGVGLKVDCLDDVSVPWYAGEYDLAFDGWSVNPDPDFVLGIHTCAALPIKAKASASTDNFICDKSYDELYKKQLAEYDPAKRADLVGQMQSWLYDSGYMSVIAYPNAVEAYRTDQIKSITTMPEAAGNIYGQDGYWSWWSAVPAGSDGGDGDSDSGSSSTGLVIGIVVAVVVLAGGGFLISRRRRTTADERE from the coding sequence ATGGTCGAAAGAGTTCCACCACCCTCCGCCCAGCCACGCTCACGTCTGCGAATCCTCGTGGCCTCCGGCGCCGCCGCCCTTGCTCTCGCAGCCGGGTCCATCGTGCCGGGCATGCCGCTCGGGGCCGCGCCCCAGCAGGCGCAGGCCGCCGACAGCGGCAACAGGACGCTGACCGTCGCGGTCGCGCAGAGCGTCGACTCCCTGAGCCCGTTCCTCGCCCAGAAGCTGCTGAGCACGAGCGTCTCCCGGCTCATGTACGACTTCCTGACGAATTACGACCCGAAGGACAATCACGCCGTCCCGGGTCTCGCCACCAAGTGGGAGCCGTCGGCCGACAAGCTGACGTGGACGTACACCATTCGGTCCAATTCCAAGTGGTCGGACGGTCAGCAGGCCACCGCCGAGGACGCGGCCTGGACCTTCAACAAGATGATGACGGACGAGGCCGCCGCCCAGGCGAACGGCAGTTTCGTCACCAACTTCAAGAAGGTGACGGCTCCCAGCCCGACGCAGCTGGTCATCGAGCTCAAGGAGCCGCAGGCCACGATGGCCGCGCTCGACGTGCCGATCGTCCCCAAGCACGTCTGGGAGAAGGTCAAGGACTTCTCGAAGTTCAACAACGACAAGGACTTCCCCGTCGTGGGCAACGGGCCCTTCGTGCTGAGCGACTACAAGGTCGACCAGTACGTGAAGCTCAAGGCCAACAAGGACTTCTGGCGCGGCAAGCCCAAGTTCGACGAGCTGGTCTTCAAGACGTACAAGGACCAGGACGCCGCGGTCGCCGCACTCCGCAAGGGTGAGGTCTCCTTCGTCGCCGGCTCGCCCGCGCTGACGCCCGCCCAGGCCGCGTCGCTCAAGGGTGACGCGAACATCAAGGTCAACGAGGGTCCGGGGCGCCGCTTCTTCGCGCTGGCGACCAACCCGGGCGCGCAGACCAAGGACGGCAAGAAGTTCGGCAACGGCAACAAGGCGCTGCTGGACCAGAAGGTCCGCCAGGCGCTGTTCCTGTCGATCGACCGCAAGACGATCATCGACAAGGTCTTCCAGGGCCACGCCGTCGAGGGCCAGGGGTACATCCCGCCGCGCTTCTCCGAGTACGCCTGGCAGCCGTCGGCGACCCAGAGCCTCGCCTACGACCCCGCCAAGGCCGGAAAGCTCCTGGACCAGGCGGGCTACGAGCTCAAGGACGGAAAGCGCGTCGGCAAGGACGGCAAGGCGCTCGACCTGCGCATCCTGTGCCACGCGACGGACCCGAACGACAAGGCCATCGGCAAGTACCTCAAGGAGTGGTGGGGCAAGCTCGGCGTCGGCCTCAAGGTCGACTGCCTCGACGACGTCTCCGTGCCCTGGTACGCCGGTGAGTACGACCTCGCCTTCGACGGCTGGTCCGTCAACCCGGACCCGGACTTCGTCCTCGGCATCCACACCTGCGCCGCTCTGCCGATCAAGGCCAAGGCGAGTGCGTCCACGGACAACTTCATCTGCGACAAGTCGTACGACGAGCTGTACAAGAAGCAGCTCGCCGAGTACGACCCCGCCAAGCGTGCGGACCTCGTCGGGCAGATGCAGTCGTGGCTGTACGACTCCGGGTACATGAGCGTCATCGCGTACCCGAACGCGGTCGAGGCCTACCGCACCGACCAGATCAAGTCGATCACGACGATGCCCGAGGCGGCCGGCAACATCTACGGCCAGGACGGGTACTGGAGCTGGTGGTCGGCCGTTCCGGCCGGCAGTGACGGCGGAGACGGTGACAGCGACTCCGGTTCGAGCTCCACGGGGCTCGTCATCGGCATCGTCGTCGCCGTGGTGGTCCTCGCCGGTGGCGGGTTCCTCATCTCCAGGCGCCGCCGCACCACCGCGGACGAGCGCGAGTAG
- the eccE gene encoding type VII secretion protein EccE translates to MTASATRTAADTRPPESPRAGAPDAPIRGSGPGIVRWGGRAGSFGPFRLHQLVLFEIAGALLLCAWVVDPLLLAPASVPAVLLVMLAVVRRRRRSLPALLHAVLALRARNRRSASTERAAGTEPGIAPVVECEPALRTHSFGGRDRRPVGMIGDGTYLTAVLRIDAGGTALRADRSARPLPLALVRDALDVDGIRLESAQIVQHTQPAPAPHLPEDSVVARNYAPLQARTGSPAVRITWIALKLTPELCPEAVRARGGGFTGAQKCLVRAADQLAGRLTGAGLRATVLTEQELGAAIATSTCASPSATARAGLDGAPARRTRETARTWSCDDRPHTTYWVRRWPEFGGGGAPMPQLVALLTSVPALATTFSLTLGHGDRQETAVTGHIRVTGRDERELRSARHELERTARGVKTSLVRLDREQLPGVLATLPLGGAG, encoded by the coding sequence ATGACGGCTTCCGCGACGCGGACGGCTGCGGACACCCGGCCTCCGGAATCCCCCCGGGCCGGAGCGCCGGACGCCCCCATACGCGGCAGCGGTCCCGGCATCGTGCGGTGGGGCGGGCGGGCCGGATCGTTCGGGCCGTTCCGGCTGCACCAGCTGGTGCTGTTCGAGATCGCGGGGGCGTTGCTGCTCTGTGCCTGGGTCGTGGATCCGCTGCTGCTGGCCCCGGCCTCGGTGCCGGCCGTACTGCTGGTGATGCTCGCCGTCGTGCGGCGGCGGCGCCGCTCTCTTCCGGCCCTGCTGCACGCCGTCCTCGCCCTGCGGGCCCGTAACCGCAGGTCCGCGTCCACGGAACGGGCCGCCGGAACCGAACCGGGCATCGCGCCCGTGGTCGAGTGCGAACCGGCGCTGCGTACGCACTCGTTCGGGGGCCGTGATCGGCGACCGGTCGGCATGATCGGCGACGGTACGTACCTGACGGCCGTCCTCAGGATCGACGCGGGCGGCACGGCACTGCGCGCGGACCGGTCCGCGCGGCCGCTTCCCCTGGCGCTCGTGCGCGACGCGCTGGACGTCGACGGCATCCGGCTGGAGTCGGCACAGATCGTGCAGCACACCCAGCCGGCGCCCGCGCCGCATCTGCCGGAGGACTCGGTCGTGGCCCGCAACTACGCGCCGCTTCAGGCCCGGACGGGCTCCCCCGCGGTCCGGATCACCTGGATCGCGCTGAAGCTGACCCCGGAGCTCTGCCCGGAGGCCGTACGGGCGCGGGGCGGCGGCTTCACCGGTGCGCAGAAATGCCTGGTGCGCGCGGCCGACCAGCTGGCCGGCAGGCTGACCGGAGCGGGGCTCCGCGCGACGGTGCTCACGGAGCAGGAACTCGGCGCGGCGATCGCCACATCCACCTGCGCGAGCCCGTCGGCCACGGCGCGGGCCGGTCTGGACGGGGCGCCCGCCCGCCGCACCCGGGAGACCGCGCGCACCTGGAGCTGCGACGACCGGCCGCACACCACGTACTGGGTGCGCCGCTGGCCGGAGTTCGGCGGTGGCGGTGCCCCGATGCCGCAGCTCGTCGCGCTGCTCACCTCGGTCCCGGCCCTGGCCACGACGTTCAGCCTCACGCTGGGACACGGTGACCGGCAGGAGACCGCGGTCACCGGTCACATCCGCGTCACCGGTCGAGACGAGCGGGAACTGCGGTCCGCCCGACACGAGTTGGAGCGGACGGCACGCGGGGTGAAGACCTCGCTGGTACGGCTCGACCGCGAGCAGCTGCCCGGCGTGCTGGCCACCCTGCCCCTCGGAGGTGCCGGCTGA
- a CDS encoding ABC transporter permease, whose product MTADSTPALVKQADADTDGPAPAAPPAARGPRARNTKAYLKYVATKIVGAAVSLFAVLVTSFFLFRLIPSDPVKQMTGGRPVSAEQLESLRRQFGLDQPMWQQFTSYVGDALTGDFGTSFQFHAPVMDKITEALPATLLLTGTAYVLYSALGIWLGTRTAWRNGSKSDRFNTALALTLYSVPAFWLGLLLIIVFSVGVGPIPGMFPTGGLESGNETGFAYVLDVAHHMVLPVITLVAVGYAQTLLVMRSSLLDEMGSDYLTTARAKGLRDDTVRRRHAVPNAMLPTFTLMFVNLGHVVAGQILVETVFSWPGLGGLFYQGLSVPDLPLVQGLFFVFATAVILANTLADLLYPLLDPRVGR is encoded by the coding sequence ATGACAGCTGACAGCACTCCGGCGCTCGTGAAACAGGCGGATGCGGACACGGACGGCCCGGCTCCGGCCGCGCCCCCGGCCGCCCGCGGCCCACGGGCGCGCAACACCAAGGCCTATCTGAAGTACGTGGCCACGAAGATCGTCGGCGCGGCCGTCTCGCTGTTCGCCGTACTGGTCACCAGCTTCTTCCTCTTCCGGCTGATTCCCAGCGACCCCGTGAAGCAGATGACCGGCGGGCGGCCCGTGTCCGCCGAGCAGCTCGAATCGCTGCGCCGCCAGTTCGGCCTCGACCAGCCGATGTGGCAGCAGTTCACCAGTTACGTGGGCGACGCGCTCACCGGCGACTTCGGCACCTCGTTCCAGTTCCACGCCCCGGTGATGGACAAGATCACCGAGGCGCTCCCGGCGACCCTGCTCCTCACCGGAACGGCGTACGTCCTCTACAGCGCGCTGGGCATCTGGCTCGGCACCCGTACCGCCTGGCGCAACGGTTCGAAGAGCGACCGCTTCAACACCGCGCTCGCCCTCACGCTCTACTCCGTGCCCGCATTCTGGCTCGGCCTGCTCCTGATCATCGTCTTCTCGGTGGGCGTCGGCCCGATCCCGGGCATGTTCCCGACGGGCGGCCTGGAGTCGGGCAACGAGACGGGCTTCGCGTACGTGCTCGACGTCGCGCACCACATGGTGCTCCCCGTGATCACCCTGGTCGCGGTCGGCTACGCGCAGACGCTCCTCGTGATGCGCTCCTCGCTCCTCGACGAGATGGGCAGCGACTACCTGACGACGGCACGCGCCAAGGGGCTGCGCGACGACACGGTCCGCCGCCGGCATGCCGTCCCCAACGCGATGCTCCCGACGTTCACCCTGATGTTCGTCAACCTGGGCCATGTGGTCGCGGGACAGATCCTGGTCGAGACCGTGTTCTCCTGGCCGGGTCTCGGCGGCCTCTTCTACCAAGGGCTGAGCGTCCCCGACCTTCCGCTCGTCCAGGGACTGTTCTTCGTCTTCGCCACCGCGGTGATCCTGGCGAACACCCTGGCCGATCTGCTGTATCCGCTGCTCGATCCCCGGGTGGGCCGATGA
- a CDS encoding ABC transporter permease, with product MTTESMPASTPGAEAPAPEESGPETARSAGALARARKRQSLARFWRQYRSHRGGLWGLAGLVLIVLIAVCAPVLTGADAQSVTEAPGGALESPSAEFPLGTDQFGRSVLALLIWGARVSLTVGLLAAFLCVAIGTVVGIVAGHFRGWYSTVLMRVTDWFLVMPTLVLAIALATVMDRSLWTVIIAIGVTTWPTTARLVRAQTLAVESRPYIERARALGGGHKHIMLRHVLPNVMPLVLAQTTLVISSAILTEATLAFLGLGDPTITSWGGMLQDAREAGAVSAGDWWYLAPPGIAIALVALAFTLCGRAIESVLNPKLGVAR from the coding sequence ATGACGACCGAATCCATGCCCGCGTCCACACCGGGAGCCGAGGCCCCCGCACCCGAGGAATCCGGGCCCGAGACGGCCAGGAGTGCGGGCGCACTGGCCCGGGCCCGCAAGCGGCAGTCCCTGGCCCGGTTCTGGCGGCAGTACCGTAGCCACCGTGGTGGTCTGTGGGGGCTCGCCGGGCTTGTCCTGATCGTCCTGATCGCCGTGTGCGCGCCCGTACTGACGGGCGCGGACGCGCAGAGCGTCACCGAGGCTCCGGGCGGCGCGCTGGAGTCGCCGAGTGCGGAGTTCCCGCTCGGCACCGATCAGTTCGGACGCAGCGTTCTCGCCCTGCTGATCTGGGGAGCGCGCGTCTCGCTCACCGTGGGGCTGCTCGCGGCGTTCCTCTGTGTGGCCATCGGCACGGTCGTCGGGATCGTCGCGGGGCACTTCCGCGGCTGGTACTCGACGGTCCTGATGCGGGTCACCGACTGGTTCCTGGTGATGCCGACCCTGGTCCTGGCCATCGCGCTCGCCACCGTGATGGACCGCTCCCTGTGGACGGTCATCATCGCGATCGGCGTCACGACCTGGCCGACGACGGCCCGGCTGGTGCGGGCTCAGACCCTTGCCGTGGAGTCCCGCCCGTACATCGAGCGCGCCCGCGCGCTGGGCGGCGGGCACAAACACATCATGCTCCGGCACGTCCTGCCGAACGTGATGCCGCTGGTACTCGCGCAGACCACGCTGGTGATCTCCAGCGCGATCCTGACGGAGGCCACCCTGGCCTTCCTCGGCCTCGGCGACCCGACCATCACCTCCTGGGGCGGCATGCTCCAGGATGCGCGCGAAGCCGGTGCGGTGAGCGCCGGCGACTGGTGGTACCTGGCGCCGCCCGGCATCGCCATCGCCCTGGTGGCCCTGGCGTTCACGCTGTGCGGCCGCGCCATCGAGTCCGTCCTCAATCCCAAGCTGGGGGTGGCCCGTTGA
- the mycP gene encoding type VII secretion-associated serine protease mycosin: MPYRKRVLLTAAAAALGALAGPQAAYAVADPGGLHLDGGGACDFPMKEQFEGRPWPLQRVLLDELWQDTRGKGIRVAVIDTGVDDTNPQLRGAVDASAGIDYTDGGGSDGTVDEVGHGTKVAGIIAARPRGGTGFVGLAPEATVIPIRQNDGRHNGRDSAMAAAIDHAIAHGAQVINISQDTTRPLADDSLLGRAVARAIDKDIVVVAAAGNDGADGRHRSTYPAAFDGVLAVAASDRNNERAPFSQAGDFVGVAAPGVDIVSTVPGNGQCTDNGTSFAAPYVTGVVALMRAKYPEWTAAQIIAHIEQTAERSVNGRDAFIGWGVVDPVRALSGDDAPQDAPHPDAPPTGAQAPEPAHLEMSETSQQRGKRYATYALVTAAVLVAVVAGTATVARDLRRRRVPPRR, from the coding sequence ATGCCGTATCGGAAAAGGGTCCTGCTGACGGCGGCCGCCGCCGCGCTGGGCGCCCTTGCGGGGCCGCAGGCCGCGTACGCCGTCGCGGACCCGGGCGGTCTGCACCTGGACGGCGGCGGCGCATGCGACTTCCCGATGAAGGAGCAGTTCGAGGGACGCCCCTGGCCGCTCCAGCGGGTACTCCTCGACGAACTGTGGCAGGACACACGGGGCAAGGGGATCCGCGTCGCCGTCATCGACACCGGGGTGGATGACACCAACCCTCAGCTCAGAGGCGCCGTGGACGCCTCCGCGGGCATCGACTACACCGATGGCGGCGGGAGCGACGGAACCGTGGACGAGGTCGGTCACGGCACCAAGGTCGCCGGCATCATCGCCGCCCGCCCCCGCGGCGGCACCGGCTTCGTCGGCCTGGCCCCCGAGGCCACCGTCATCCCGATCCGTCAGAACGACGGGCGGCACAACGGCAGGGACAGCGCGATGGCCGCCGCGATCGACCACGCGATCGCCCACGGCGCCCAGGTCATCAACATCTCCCAGGACACCACCAGGCCACTGGCCGACGACTCGCTGCTGGGCCGGGCGGTGGCGCGGGCGATCGACAAGGACATCGTGGTCGTCGCCGCCGCGGGCAACGACGGCGCGGACGGCAGACACAGAAGCACCTACCCCGCAGCCTTCGACGGCGTCCTCGCCGTCGCCGCGTCCGACCGCAACAACGAACGCGCACCCTTCTCCCAGGCAGGGGATTTCGTGGGGGTCGCCGCCCCCGGTGTCGACATCGTCTCCACCGTCCCCGGCAACGGTCAGTGCACCGACAACGGCACCAGCTTCGCCGCGCCGTACGTCACCGGGGTCGTCGCCCTGATGCGCGCCAAGTACCCGGAATGGACGGCTGCGCAGATCATCGCCCATATCGAACAGACGGCGGAGCGCTCCGTCAACGGCCGTGACGCCTTCATCGGATGGGGTGTAGTCGATCCGGTCCGCGCACTGTCCGGGGACGACGCCCCGCAGGACGCCCCCCACCCCGACGCACCGCCCACCGGGGCCCAGGCTCCCGAGCCCGCGCACCTGGAGATGTCGGAGACCTCGCAGCAACGCGGCAAGCGGTACGCGACCTACGCACTGGTCACGGCGGCCGTGCTGGTCGCCGTGGTGGCCGGCACCGCGACCGTGGCGCGCGACCTCCGCAGACGCCGCGTTCCACCTCGTCGCTGA
- a CDS encoding SCO5717 family growth-regulating ATPase, which produces MNGDRDEMRGGWNKPVDESSDAEPAEMTGEFTIDYTPPAWYTQNAPGDSSGGAGTHLAPPPPSGAPVSVPGLPPGSGFEPDWTPAPPAPAPAPAPAPAPAPAPAPAHDAAVGASGAPDPFGGGDLESGATMRFSAAALKREIAEREAAAEPSAEAGGNDSAVGAGATGVDPVAGEEPADTGADAASDATQHDSGEAGEAGEAGSREAGADPDASASEPSSTPADAPAAPVDTVASSAEEEEQHEADGDASFGTPPVDGSASHDDSGSAPQAEEPADAVPADAAPSDTAPPAAPTGAAPLDVPSGSAPQDPAPAPWTPAPASGGLPPLPPAFQPAAPQPAAPQPASHWPPHAPAAPQAPQFPQPAAPAPQGGYGFPQQPQAQQALPGAALPAQLPQAPTPQAPQAPQAPQAPQAPQPPQAYQWPPQQQSATPPPPAPQLPQAQQQPQQGGYGFPQGAQPPAQATPNLPAQMHPQQQPQQPQPQQHPQQQLPPQGPPTDPRAGAAWPTPVTHDQRERSVPGAPLGYTAAVELSSDRLVRGKQKAKSSRNPSGASRFKLGGKKEEIERQRKLDLIRTPVLSCYRIAVISLKGGVGKTTTTTALGSTLATERQDKILAIDANPDAGTLGRRVRRETGATIRDLVHAIPHLNSYMDIRRFTSQAPSGLEIIANDVDPAVSTTFNDEDYRRAIEVLGKQYPIILTDSGTGLLYSAMRGVLDLADQLIIISTPSVDGASSASTTLDWLSAHGYAELVQRSLTVISGVRETGKMIKVDDIVQHFETRCRGVVVVPFDEHLSAGAEVDLDMMRPKTRDAYFHLSALVAEDFARAQQQQGLWTANGTNPPPQYAPPMPGQQQPGQPAPGQQPYAPQQPYPQQPGQPYPQQPYGGQPQQPYPPQPAPGAGQNWQQPPPSQAQSTAGRTGPPPQPQYGGQPGQPGQPAHPELQGPVPPAGWQQQPPQPPPAPQQ; this is translated from the coding sequence GTGAACGGCGATCGGGACGAGATGCGCGGGGGCTGGAACAAGCCCGTCGACGAGTCGTCCGACGCGGAGCCCGCCGAGATGACGGGTGAGTTCACCATCGACTACACCCCGCCCGCCTGGTACACGCAGAATGCGCCGGGCGACTCGTCGGGCGGCGCCGGAACGCACCTGGCACCCCCGCCGCCCAGCGGCGCCCCGGTGTCCGTGCCCGGACTGCCGCCCGGGAGCGGCTTCGAGCCCGACTGGACTCCGGCACCTCCGGCTCCGGCTCCGGCTCCGGCTCCGGCTCCGGCTCCGGCTCCGGCTCCGGCTCCGGCCCACGATGCCGCCGTCGGCGCGAGTGGTGCGCCGGATCCCTTCGGGGGCGGCGACCTGGAGAGCGGCGCGACCATGCGGTTCTCGGCCGCCGCCCTGAAGCGGGAGATCGCCGAGCGCGAGGCCGCTGCGGAGCCCTCCGCCGAGGCGGGGGGCAACGACTCCGCGGTCGGCGCCGGTGCCACCGGGGTCGACCCCGTGGCCGGTGAAGAACCCGCGGATACCGGAGCCGACGCCGCCTCGGACGCCACGCAGCATGATTCCGGAGAGGCCGGAGAGGCCGGAGAGGCCGGTTCCCGGGAGGCCGGGGCAGATCCGGACGCCTCCGCATCCGAACCCTCCTCGACACCGGCCGACGCGCCTGCCGCACCTGTCGACACTGTTGCCTCCTCCGCCGAGGAGGAGGAACAGCACGAGGCCGACGGAGACGCCTCCTTCGGCACCCCGCCGGTGGACGGCTCCGCGAGCCACGACGACTCCGGCAGCGCCCCGCAGGCAGAAGAGCCCGCCGACGCCGTGCCCGCGGACGCGGCACCCTCCGACACCGCGCCCCCGGCCGCCCCCACCGGCGCGGCCCCTCTCGACGTACCGTCGGGCAGCGCACCTCAGGACCCCGCACCGGCGCCCTGGACGCCCGCACCGGCATCGGGCGGACTGCCGCCGCTGCCGCCCGCCTTCCAGCCCGCGGCACCGCAGCCCGCCGCACCTCAGCCGGCGTCCCACTGGCCCCCGCATGCCCCGGCGGCCCCTCAGGCTCCTCAGTTCCCCCAGCCGGCTGCCCCGGCGCCGCAGGGTGGGTACGGCTTCCCGCAGCAACCGCAGGCCCAGCAAGCCCTGCCGGGAGCCGCACTTCCGGCACAGCTCCCGCAGGCGCCCACGCCGCAAGCACCGCAAGCACCGCAAGCCCCCCAGGCACCCCAAGCTCCGCAGCCACCTCAGGCGTACCAGTGGCCCCCGCAGCAGCAGAGCGCGACGCCACCCCCGCCGGCCCCTCAGTTGCCCCAGGCTCAGCAGCAGCCACAGCAGGGCGGCTACGGATTCCCCCAGGGCGCCCAGCCGCCGGCGCAGGCCACACCGAATCTGCCCGCGCAGATGCACCCGCAGCAGCAACCGCAGCAACCGCAACCTCAGCAGCACCCGCAACAGCAACTCCCGCCGCAGGGCCCGCCCACCGACCCCCGGGCCGGGGCCGCATGGCCCACGCCGGTCACCCACGACCAGCGCGAGCGTTCCGTGCCGGGCGCACCGCTCGGTTACACGGCCGCGGTCGAGCTCTCCTCCGACCGGCTCGTCCGGGGCAAGCAGAAGGCGAAGAGCAGTCGCAACCCGTCCGGCGCGTCCCGCTTCAAGCTGGGCGGCAAGAAGGAGGAGATCGAGCGGCAGCGCAAGCTCGATCTGATCCGCACCCCGGTGCTCTCCTGCTACCGGATCGCGGTGATCAGCCTCAAGGGCGGCGTGGGCAAGACCACGACGACCACCGCTCTCGGCTCGACCCTGGCGACCGAGCGGCAGGACAAGATCCTCGCCATCGACGCCAACCCCGACGCCGGCACGCTGGGCCGCCGGGTCCGCCGCGAGACCGGCGCGACCATCCGCGACCTGGTGCATGCGATCCCGCACCTCAACTCGTACATGGACATCCGGCGGTTCACCTCGCAGGCGCCCTCCGGTCTGGAGATCATCGCCAACGACGTGGACCCGGCGGTCTCGACCACGTTCAACGACGAGGACTACCGGCGCGCGATCGAGGTGCTGGGCAAGCAGTACCCGATCATCCTCACGGACTCGGGTACCGGTCTGCTCTACAGCGCGATGCGCGGTGTGCTGGACCTCGCAGACCAGTTGATCATCATCTCGACCCCGTCGGTCGACGGCGCGTCAAGTGCCTCCACCACACTGGACTGGCTGTCGGCACACGGGTACGCGGAGCTGGTCCAGCGGTCCCTCACGGTCATCTCCGGGGTCCGCGAGACCGGAAAGATGATCAAGGTCGACGACATCGTCCAGCACTTCGAGACACGCTGCCGCGGCGTGGTCGTCGTACCGTTCGACGAGCACCTGTCGGCCGGTGCCGAGGTCGACCTCGACATGATGCGTCCGAAGACCCGGGACGCGTACTTCCACCTCTCCGCCCTGGTGGCCGAGGACTTCGCGCGCGCCCAGCAGCAGCAGGGGCTGTGGACGGCGAACGGCACCAACCCGCCGCCGCAGTACGCCCCGCCGATGCCCGGCCAGCAGCAGCCGGGCCAGCCGGCACCCGGACAGCAGCCGTACGCACCTCAGCAGCCGTACCCCCAGCAGCCCGGACAGCCGTACCCGCAACAGCCATACGGTGGACAGCCGCAGCAGCCCTATCCGCCGCAGCCGGCGCCCGGCGCCGGGCAGAACTGGCAGCAGCCACCGCCCTCCCAGGCACAGTCGACGGCCGGCCGGACAGGTCCGCCGCCGCAGCCGCAGTACGGCGGACAGCCAGGTCAGCCGGGGCAGCCCGCCCACCCCGAACTCCAGGGCCCCGTACCGCCCGCGGGGTGGCAGCAGCAGCCTCCGCAGCCGCCGCCAGCGCCTCAGCAGTAA